One window from the genome of Bacteroidota bacterium encodes:
- a CDS encoding DUF86 domain-containing protein gives MSEFDIPTLKLMLEMAERIETFTQSIHSSEEFEKDIKTFDACMMDFIVIGELVWKLSDEFQNKHNHIEWYKIRSFRNFAAHQYFGILPLKVWEIIQTKIPELKTNLQKIING, from the coding sequence ATGTCTGAATTCGATATTCCAACACTGAAACTAATGCTCGAAATGGCTGAACGGATTGAAACATTCACTCAATCTATTCATTCTTCAGAAGAATTTGAAAAAGATATAAAAACTTTTGATGCCTGCATGATGGATTTTATCGTGATTGGCGAACTGGTTTGGAAATTAAGCGATGAATTTCAGAATAAGCATAATCATATTGAATGGTATAAAATACGCTCCTTCCGAAATTTTGCTGCGCATCAGTATTTTGGAATCCTTCCGTTAAAAGTTTGGGAAATAATTCAAACAAAAATTCCTGAACTCAAAACTAATCTCCAAAAGATTATTAACGGATAA
- a CDS encoding nucleotidyltransferase family protein — translation MHTKEEIIQFLRNNKNFLREKFHLTKIGVFGSFARGDQKPTSDVDILIELEDGTKNIFDLEYDLQELLKKQFNREVDLVHEKSIRSYFKPFILRDAIYV, via the coding sequence ATGCACACTAAAGAAGAAATAATTCAATTTCTCAGGAACAACAAAAACTTTTTAAGAGAAAAATTTCATCTTACAAAAATCGGTGTGTTCGGTTCATTTGCGCGAGGCGACCAAAAGCCGACCAGCGATGTAGATATTCTGATTGAACTGGAAGACGGAACAAAAAATATTTTTGACCTTGAATACGATTTACAGGAACTACTTAAAAAGCAATTCAACCGCGAAGTAGATTTGGTGCACGAAAAAAGTATTCGTTCTTATTTCAAACCCTTCATTTTAAGAGACGCCATTTATGTCTGA
- the trxA gene encoding thioredoxin gives MALEITDANFDEVVLKSDKPVLVDLWAEWCGPCRMVGPIVEELAKEYEGKAVIGKLNVDNNPNISVKYGIRSIPTLLFFKGGQMVDRQVGAVPKSVLEGKLKAQL, from the coding sequence ATGGCACTAGAAATCACAGATGCAAACTTTGACGAAGTAGTTCTCAAATCAGACAAACCCGTGCTCGTTGATTTATGGGCAGAATGGTGCGGACCCTGCAGAATGGTTGGTCCCATCGTGGAAGAGCTCGCGAAAGAATACGAAGGCAAAGCAGTCATCGGAAAACTAAATGTTGACAACAATCCGAATATTTCTGTCAAGTACGGCATCCGAAGCATTCCCACGCTTCTCTTTTTCAAGGGCGGACAAATGGTTGACCGGCAGGTGGGTGCAGTTCCAAAATCGGTGCTTGAAGGAAAACTGAAGGCACAACTTTAG
- a CDS encoding DUF58 domain-containing protein, protein MPLDQQQLQHLSHLELLAKQVVEGFITGLHKSPFHGFSVEFAEHRIYNSGEPTRHIDWKLFGKTDKLFVKRYEEETNLRCQIVIDDSSSMYFGSKDGKTKLIFSIHCAGALAYLLKKQRDAVGLSVFSDKVELHTQAKSNYAHQKMLFAELEKLLVPISEDEHKKSFTATSLHEIAESIHKRSLVIIFSDMMSSLSPSGGGGGDDIFSALQHLRHNKHEVILFHVVDKSKELDFEFENRPYNFIDMETGERVKVHPSEIKETYVRSMAEYKKELMLHCAQYRIDFVEADIKEGFQQVLMPYLIKRSKMQ, encoded by the coding sequence ATGCCTCTTGACCAACAACAACTCCAGCATTTGTCTCACCTCGAACTTTTAGCAAAGCAGGTTGTAGAGGGGTTTATTACGGGTTTGCACAAAAGCCCGTTTCATGGATTTTCGGTTGAGTTTGCAGAGCATCGCATTTACAACTCAGGCGAACCTACCCGCCATATTGACTGGAAACTTTTCGGCAAAACAGATAAACTTTTTGTAAAACGCTACGAAGAAGAAACCAATCTTCGCTGCCAGATTGTTATTGATGATTCTTCATCTATGTATTTCGGAAGCAAAGATGGAAAGACCAAACTCATATTTTCTATTCACTGTGCAGGAGCTCTTGCGTATCTCTTGAAAAAACAGAGAGATGCTGTGGGACTTTCCGTGTTCTCCGATAAAGTTGAATTGCACACGCAGGCAAAATCAAATTACGCTCACCAGAAAATGCTTTTTGCAGAACTGGAAAAATTGCTGGTCCCTATTTCTGAAGATGAACATAAAAAATCTTTTACTGCCACTTCATTACATGAGATTGCAGAATCAATTCACAAACGCTCCCTCGTAATTATTTTCAGCGACATGATGTCTTCTTTGTCCCCCTCTGGTGGTGGGGGAGGAGATGATATATTTTCAGCATTGCAGCATTTGCGCCACAACAAGCATGAAGTAATTTTATTTCATGTGGTGGACAAAAGTAAAGAACTTGATTTTGAATTTGAGAACCGACCCTACAACTTCATTGACATGGAAACGGGCGAGCGTGTGAAAGTTCATCCCAGCGAGATTAAAGAAACATATGTACGTTCGATGGCTGAATACAAAAAAGAATTAATGCTTCACTGCGCGCAGTATAGAATTGATTTTGTTGAAGCAGATATCAAAGAAGGATTTCAACAGGTGTTAATGCCGTATCTCATTAAGAGGTCGAAAATGCAGTAG
- a CDS encoding nodulation protein NfeD has protein sequence MISPIRLLLPIVCCQLSIGNFLFAGDTLKQKNPKPIVFVLPIVEEIGPVSSRHIQEGFLEAEKINADYIILHLNTYGGAVDDADKTRTTILNSKIPVFAFVDNNAASAGALIAISCDSIYMAPGANMGAATVVDQNGVPAPEKFQSYMRSMLRSTAEQSGRDPKIAEAMNDPRAYIPGVNDSGKVLTFTTSEAIKNNYCEGEAKTVEEVLKLAHIDNYEIQTYEVSKVGGIIDLLINPFISGILIMIIIAGIYYEFQTPGAIFPIAASIIAAMLYFAPHYLQGLAENWEILVFFVGLILLALEIFVIPGFGVTGVLGILFIVLGLTLSLIKSVPSTNFPVNLPEGNAFVKALFIVIASMIISIGLSFYLFGRFIKSSAFSRVSVQSKISKEEGFMGVDMSSQNLVGKSGTAFTILRPSGKVEIDGNIYDATAETGYIDKDEKIEVVRFETAQLFVRKS, from the coding sequence ATGATTTCACCTATCCGTCTTTTATTGCCGATTGTATGCTGCCAACTTTCAATTGGAAATTTTCTTTTTGCTGGCGATACGCTGAAACAGAAAAACCCTAAACCAATTGTATTCGTTCTTCCCATTGTGGAAGAAATCGGTCCTGTTTCATCAAGGCATATACAGGAAGGGTTTCTTGAGGCGGAAAAAATTAATGCTGATTACATAATTTTACATTTGAATACATACGGTGGCGCGGTAGATGACGCAGATAAAACACGCACTACGATTCTAAACAGTAAAATTCCTGTCTTTGCTTTTGTTGATAACAATGCCGCTTCTGCCGGGGCGCTTATCGCAATTTCGTGTGACAGCATTTACATGGCACCCGGTGCCAACATGGGTGCAGCCACAGTAGTTGATCAGAACGGAGTTCCCGCTCCGGAAAAATTCCAAAGTTACATGCGTTCCATGCTTCGCTCCACTGCCGAGCAAAGCGGGCGCGACCCGAAAATTGCGGAAGCGATGAACGACCCGCGTGCGTACATTCCCGGAGTAAATGATTCAGGAAAAGTTTTGACATTCACTACGAGCGAAGCCATTAAAAATAATTACTGCGAAGGAGAAGCAAAAACAGTGGAAGAAGTCTTGAAACTCGCGCACATTGATAATTACGAAATCCAAACGTACGAAGTAAGCAAAGTAGGAGGCATTATTGACCTGCTTATCAATCCTTTCATCAGCGGAATATTAATTATGATAATCATCGCAGGCATTTACTATGAGTTTCAAACCCCTGGTGCGATTTTCCCGATTGCTGCTTCCATTATTGCCGCGATGCTTTACTTCGCTCCACATTATTTACAAGGACTAGCGGAAAACTGGGAGATACTTGTCTTCTTTGTTGGATTGATTCTTCTTGCGCTTGAAATTTTTGTGATCCCGGGATTTGGCGTGACAGGTGTTTTAGGAATTTTATTTATTGTTCTCGGGCTCACACTTTCGCTGATCAAAAGTGTTCCGTCAACAAACTTTCCTGTGAATCTTCCCGAAGGAAATGCTTTTGTGAAAGCACTCTTTATTGTGATTGCCTCCATGATAATTTCGATTGGTTTGTCATTTTATTTATTCGGTCGGTTTATTAAATCATCTGCGTTCAGCCGTGTTTCCGTTCAATCAAAAATTTCCAAAGAAGAAGGATTTATGGGCGTTGATATGTCCTCACAAAATCTTGTAGGAAAATCAGGAACTGCTTTCACCATTCTTCGTCCTTCAGGAAAAGTGGAGATTGACGGAAATATTTATGATGCCACTGCCGAAACCGGCTATATTGATAAAGATGAAAAAATTGAAGTAGTGAGATTTGAAACGGCTCAGTTGTTTGTCCGAAAATCTTAG
- a CDS encoding MBOAT family protein has product MVFSSISFLTVFFPLFILIYSLLPKKVGIKNTFILFSSIIFYSWGGPKFIFAILTTTVLDFFLVKIMHQKNNPAQRKLFLFFSVGLNLGLLFIFKYFNFFIDNVNSVSGIFGISSIHLAKIILPIGISFYTFESITYSVDVYRRIHKPLDNFWEYQLYIILFPKLIAGPIVRYHDISDQIKNHVQNETMSNKLSGFIQFCIGLSKKVLIANAMGEQADAVFSMNPLDINSQSAWIGALAYTMQIYFDFSGYSDMAIGIGKIVGFRFPENFNNPYTSTSITDFWRRWHITLGAWMKNYLYIPLGGNKVTPSKLYINLGIVFLMSGLWHGASWNFVFWGAYHGFFLIIERAFLLNALNKAGKIPSILYSFLVVVVGWVFFRLENIHLAFGFVKKMFSFNFNSAEGIVTNNDFDYLIFVALFFSFISLNKHVKSLHDKIFYSGMSAAQYVFFTFIAFVLYTLCLAFVSGSSFNPFIYFRF; this is encoded by the coding sequence ATGGTTTTCAGCAGCATATCTTTTCTAACTGTTTTTTTTCCTCTCTTCATTCTTATTTACTCGCTTTTACCAAAAAAGGTTGGCATTAAAAATACATTCATCCTTTTTTCAAGCATTATTTTTTACAGCTGGGGAGGACCAAAATTCATTTTTGCAATTCTTACAACAACGGTTCTTGATTTTTTTCTGGTAAAGATAATGCATCAGAAAAACAATCCTGCCCAAAGAAAATTATTTTTGTTTTTCTCTGTCGGATTAAATCTTGGTCTGCTTTTCATCTTCAAATATTTTAATTTTTTTATTGACAACGTAAATTCAGTTTCGGGAATTTTCGGTATTTCATCCATTCATCTTGCAAAAATTATTCTGCCGATTGGAATTTCCTTTTACACGTTTGAAAGCATTACTTACTCTGTTGACGTATATAGAAGAATTCATAAGCCCCTCGATAATTTCTGGGAATATCAATTGTACATAATTCTTTTTCCAAAGTTGATTGCAGGACCTATTGTGCGGTATCACGATATTTCCGACCAGATAAAAAATCATGTGCAAAATGAAACGATGAGCAATAAATTGTCGGGGTTTATTCAGTTTTGCATTGGGTTGAGTAAAAAAGTTTTGATTGCAAATGCTATGGGCGAACAGGCGGATGCTGTTTTCTCTATGAACCCGCTCGACATAAATTCGCAATCAGCGTGGATCGGAGCACTCGCTTACACCATGCAGATATATTTTGATTTTTCCGGTTATTCCGATATGGCAATCGGGATTGGAAAAATAGTAGGATTTCGTTTTCCTGAAAACTTCAACAACCCATATACTTCCACAAGCATTACTGATTTCTGGAGAAGGTGGCATATAACATTAGGAGCATGGATGAAAAATTATCTGTACATCCCGCTCGGAGGAAACAAAGTAACACCATCCAAGTTGTACATTAATCTTGGCATTGTATTCCTGATGTCGGGATTATGGCATGGCGCGTCATGGAATTTTGTTTTCTGGGGGGCCTATCACGGTTTCTTTCTCATCATTGAAAGAGCTTTTCTGTTAAACGCTCTTAATAAAGCAGGAAAAATTCCGAGCATCCTCTACTCATTCCTTGTTGTAGTGGTTGGGTGGGTTTTTTTCAGACTTGAAAATATTCATCTTGCCTTCGGCTTTGTAAAAAAAATGTTTTCGTTCAACTTCAATTCTGCAGAAGGAATCGTCACAAATAACGATTTTGATTACCTGATTTTTGTCGCACTGTTTTTTTCATTCATCTCCCTGAACAAACACGTTAAATCATTACATGATAAAATATTTTATTCAGGGATGTCAGCAGCACAATATGTTTTTTTCACTTTCATTGCCTTTGTCCTATATACGTTGTGCCTTGCATTTGTAAGCGGTTCATCCTTTAACCCATTTATTTATTTCAGGTTTTAA
- a CDS encoding prolipoprotein diacylglyceryl transferase: MYPNLYYLFKDIFGIELGFLQIFQSFGVLVAISFLFAAYFFSKELQRKEKDGLIKPTEKKYLKGEPPKISEIILSAVLGFIIFYKLIHILLNFHAFTQDTQGFILSKEGNIIGGIAGAALLAFMRYREKKKEQLPKPEWVTLTLHPYQHVPNMTLIAAIAGILGAKIFHNLENLDEFMRDPIGSLISFSGLTMYGGLIVASFSVIYYARKNGITTTHLIDACAPALMLAYGVGRIGCQLAGDGDWGIENLSAKPSWFFLPDWVWGYTYPHNVNNVGIPIEDCTGKFCSVLEIPVFPTPLWEAIICIALFFVLWAVRKKITVPGMMFSVYLILNGFERFFIEKIRVNNKYDIFGMQITQAEIIAVVLFLLGTIGIFYFKKQSREKKVS, translated from the coding sequence ATGTATCCCAACCTCTATTACTTATTTAAAGACATTTTCGGAATTGAACTTGGCTTTCTGCAAATCTTCCAGAGTTTCGGAGTACTGGTGGCAATTTCTTTTTTATTTGCTGCTTATTTTTTCTCCAAAGAACTTCAGCGGAAAGAAAAAGACGGATTAATTAAACCCACAGAAAAAAAGTATCTGAAAGGTGAGCCGCCAAAAATTTCTGAAATTATTCTTTCCGCAGTTTTGGGCTTTATTATTTTTTATAAACTCATTCACATCTTACTGAATTTTCATGCATTCACACAAGACACACAAGGATTTATTCTTTCCAAAGAAGGAAATATCATAGGAGGAATCGCAGGCGCAGCATTGCTTGCCTTCATGCGTTATCGTGAAAAGAAAAAAGAGCAATTGCCAAAACCTGAATGGGTAACTCTCACGCTTCATCCTTACCAACACGTGCCGAACATGACACTCATTGCCGCCATTGCCGGAATTCTTGGAGCTAAAATTTTTCATAACCTCGAAAACTTAGACGAGTTTATGCGTGACCCAATAGGAAGTTTGATTTCATTCAGCGGTCTCACCATGTATGGAGGATTGATTGTTGCCAGCTTTTCTGTAATCTATTATGCACGAAAAAACGGAATCACAACTACTCATCTCATTGACGCATGTGCTCCAGCACTTATGCTTGCATATGGCGTTGGGCGTATAGGTTGCCAACTTGCGGGCGATGGAGATTGGGGAATAGAAAATCTTTCTGCAAAGCCTTCCTGGTTTTTTCTTCCGGACTGGGTTTGGGGTTATACCTATCCACACAACGTAAATAATGTCGGCATTCCAATTGAAGATTGTACAGGAAAATTTTGTTCGGTGCTTGAAATCCCTGTCTTTCCTACTCCACTTTGGGAAGCCATCATTTGCATTGCTTTATTTTTTGTGTTGTGGGCTGTCAGAAAAAAAATTACTGTTCCGGGCATGATGTTTTCAGTTTATCTGATTCTGAATGGCTTTGAACGATTCTTTATAGAGAAAATCAGAGTGAATAACAAATATGACATTTTTGGAATGCAGATTACCCAGGCAGAAATCATTGCAGTAGTTCTGTTTCTTCTTGGAACTATTGGCATCTTTTATTTCAAAAAACAATCACGTGAGAAAAAAGTATCATAG
- the mtaB gene encoding tRNA (N(6)-L-threonylcarbamoyladenosine(37)-C(2))-methylthiotransferase MtaB, which yields MKSQKSVAFHTLGCKLNFAETSTIARQFEQNGFSKTDFESGADVFVINTCSVTEDANRECRRIVRNALRNSPEAFVIVTGCYAQLNPEEIASINGVDLVLGANEKFNVLKFLHDGHKKEKAKIHSCQIQDVNDFIGSYSTGDRTRAFLKVQDGCDYNCSYCTIPLARGASRSDSNENVVRNAEKIAEQGIKEIVLTGVNIGDFGSPSPSLPQGKGENFLDLLYALDSLPLGESQRGASSPRFRISSIEPNLLTDDIIEFVAKSEKFVPHFHIPLQSGSDKILSLMRRRYRSEVYAERVEKIKMLMPHCCIGVDVIVGFPGETEEDFIDTYNFIDSLDISYLHVFTYSERENTEAIGFKPIVPIEERRKRNKVLRNLSAAKQQKFFSENIGTKKIVLFETENKDGLMCGFTENYIKVKTKFNPELINQLAKVSLEKIDGDGNVLIEELDSSLVICSEGVPSE from the coding sequence ATGAAATCTCAAAAATCAGTTGCCTTTCACACACTGGGATGCAAACTCAACTTTGCAGAAACTTCAACTATTGCAAGGCAGTTTGAACAAAATGGTTTCTCCAAAACTGATTTTGAAAGTGGTGCGGATGTATTTGTAATTAATACTTGCTCCGTTACCGAAGATGCCAACCGCGAGTGCAGAAGAATTGTACGAAACGCATTGAGAAATTCTCCCGAAGCTTTTGTGATTGTTACCGGTTGTTACGCACAATTAAATCCTGAGGAAATTGCTAGTATCAATGGAGTTGATTTAGTTTTGGGAGCAAATGAAAAATTCAATGTTCTGAAATTTTTGCATGACGGACATAAAAAAGAAAAAGCAAAAATTCATTCCTGCCAGATTCAAGATGTAAATGATTTTATTGGAAGTTATTCAACAGGAGACAGAACACGCGCATTCCTGAAAGTTCAGGATGGCTGTGATTACAACTGCTCTTACTGCACCATTCCCCTTGCACGAGGAGCAAGTCGAAGCGATTCAAATGAAAATGTTGTTCGCAATGCAGAAAAAATTGCAGAGCAAGGAATAAAAGAGATTGTATTGACAGGTGTGAATATTGGAGATTTCGGGAGCCCATCCCCATCCCTTCCCCAAGGGAAGGGAGAAAATTTTCTTGATTTGCTTTACGCACTTGATTCTCTCCCCTTGGGGGAGAGCCAGAGAGGGGCTTCATCTCCCCGTTTCAGAATTTCTTCCATCGAACCAAACCTTCTCACAGATGATATCATTGAGTTTGTAGCGAAGTCAGAAAAATTTGTTCCGCATTTTCATATTCCTCTGCAATCGGGTTCAGACAAAATTCTCAGCTTAATGCGAAGAAGATATAGAAGCGAAGTATATGCAGAGCGCGTTGAGAAAATAAAAATGCTCATGCCTCATTGCTGTATTGGAGTTGATGTAATTGTTGGATTTCCGGGAGAGACAGAAGAAGACTTCATTGACACTTACAACTTTATTGATTCATTAGATATTTCTTACTTGCACGTGTTCACTTATTCCGAAAGAGAAAATACAGAAGCAATTGGATTCAAACCGATAGTTCCCATTGAAGAAAGAAGAAAAAGAAACAAAGTGCTTAGAAATCTTTCTGCCGCAAAACAACAAAAATTCTTTTCTGAAAATATTGGAACAAAGAAAATAGTTTTGTTTGAAACTGAGAACAAAGATGGATTGATGTGCGGCTTTACCGAGAATTATATAAAAGTGAAAACAAAATTCAATCCTGAATTAATAAATCAGCTTGCCAAAGTATCTTTAGAAAAAATTGATGGGGATGGAAATGTTTTAATTGAAGAACTTGATTCGTCACTCGTCATTTGCTCCGAAGGAGTTCCTTCGGAATAA
- a CDS encoding ABC transporter substrate-binding protein, translated as MIKQIQNRLHRLCICLLPIVYCLLHFSCGEPEENTEKKFFRYNESGGIASLDPASAKTVEIIWAVNQMFNGLVQLNDSLEVIPCIAKSWEISDSGKVYTFHLRNDIFFHDHPFFPNGKGRKVVAQDFVLSLFRLMDMDEEQSAKYLFSNIARDERSDNLGFIAPDDSTFVIYLNEPFPPFLNILTMQYCSVIPNEIAEHYGPDFRRNPVGTGPFAFKAWEEGVKLVLVKNENYFERDGENRLPYLDGITVNFIKDKQNAFIDFEKGDADMLSGADMVNIDLIIDKEGKLKPEYAGKFKMQTGSYLKTDYLGFMIDMDSAIVKKSPLRIKEVRQAIGYAIDREKIVKHLRNSIGTSATQGFIPKGMPSFDSTLQGYTYNPDKSRELLKMAGFPGGKGIDEITLNVTEQYLELSQFVEHELEEIGIPVKIYLNRPIVQLEIIANAQVNFFRKSWVADYADAENFFACFYSKNLSPKGPNYTHFKNKKYDELFEESLHESDNTKRFEIYKEMDKILIEEAPIVPLFYDQVFRLVNNKIENFTLNPMNLLNLKRVKKK; from the coding sequence ATGATTAAACAGATTCAAAATAGATTACACCGATTATGTATTTGTTTGTTGCCTATTGTCTATTGTCTATTGCATTTCTCCTGTGGTGAGCCGGAAGAAAATACCGAAAAAAAATTTTTCCGTTACAACGAATCAGGTGGAATTGCTTCGCTGGATCCTGCTTCAGCAAAAACAGTGGAGATAATTTGGGCAGTGAATCAGATGTTCAACGGTCTGGTGCAACTCAACGACAGCCTTGAAGTGATTCCGTGCATAGCGAAGAGCTGGGAAATTTCTGACAGCGGAAAGGTTTATACGTTTCATTTGCGCAACGATATTTTCTTTCATGACCATCCTTTTTTTCCGAATGGGAAAGGGAGAAAAGTGGTGGCGCAGGATTTTGTCCTATCGCTTTTCCGCCTGATGGATATGGACGAGGAGCAGAGTGCGAAATATCTTTTTTCCAATATTGCACGGGATGAGCGAAGTGATAATCTTGGTTTCATCGCACCGGATGATTCCACGTTCGTGATTTATCTCAACGAGCCGTTTCCTCCGTTTCTGAACATTCTCACCATGCAATATTGTTCTGTGATTCCGAATGAAATCGCGGAGCATTACGGACCTGACTTCCGCAGAAATCCTGTAGGAACCGGACCCTTTGCATTCAAGGCATGGGAAGAAGGTGTGAAACTGGTTCTGGTGAAGAATGAAAATTATTTTGAGAGAGATGGCGAAAACAGATTGCCGTACCTGGATGGCATCACGGTGAATTTCATCAAAGACAAACAGAACGCATTCATTGATTTTGAAAAAGGAGATGCGGATATGCTTTCGGGCGCTGACATGGTGAATATTGATTTGATTATTGATAAAGAAGGAAAACTGAAACCTGAATACGCAGGCAAATTCAAAATGCAAACGGGTTCCTATCTGAAAACGGATTATCTCGGATTTATGATTGACATGGATTCTGCCATCGTGAAAAAATCTCCGTTAAGAATAAAAGAAGTGAGGCAGGCGATTGGCTATGCGATTGACCGGGAAAAAATTGTGAAGCATTTGCGAAACAGCATAGGCACTTCTGCCACGCAGGGTTTCATTCCCAAAGGAATGCCATCGTTTGATTCAACGCTTCAGGGTTATACTTATAATCCTGATAAGTCACGCGAACTATTGAAGATGGCAGGGTTTCCTGGCGGAAAAGGAATTGATGAAATCACGTTGAATGTTACCGAGCAATATCTTGAACTCAGCCAGTTTGTTGAGCATGAACTGGAAGAAATTGGAATCCCTGTAAAGATTTATCTGAACCGCCCCATTGTTCAACTGGAAATTATTGCCAACGCGCAGGTGAATTTTTTCCGCAAGTCATGGGTGGCGGATTATGCGGATGCGGAAAACTTCTTCGCTTGTTTCTATAGTAAAAATCTTTCTCCGAAAGGTCCCAACTACACTCATTTCAAGAATAAAAAGTATGATGAGTTGTTTGAAGAGTCCTTGCATGAATCAGATAATACAAAGCGTTTTGAGATTTATAAAGAGATGGACAAAATATTAATTGAAGAAGCGCCTATCGTTCCGCTTTTCTATGATCAGGTGTTTCGTCTTGTAAACAACAAGATCGAAAACTTCACGCTGAACCCCATGAATCTGCTGAACCTGAAAAGGGTGAAGAAGAAGTAA